One genomic window of Roseobacter ponti includes the following:
- a CDS encoding NAD(P)H-dependent oxidoreductase — protein MTRVLIVQGHPDGEEQHLCHAIAEAYRSAAEDAGHRVTVINIAVGDIPCLRSKAEWEGSDLPQVAVTGQKAVQDAEHIVLIYPLWMGDVPAMLKAWLEQVLRKGFAFEMSGRTWRPALAGRSARVIVTMGMPGAAYRWFYMAHSLRSLDRNILRFCGFRPVRRSIFGNAEDPSGKAQAKMLKTAARLGARAQ, from the coding sequence ATGACACGTGTACTGATCGTGCAGGGCCACCCGGATGGCGAAGAACAGCACCTGTGCCACGCGATTGCAGAGGCCTACCGGTCCGCCGCGGAAGATGCCGGGCACCGTGTGACCGTCATAAATATTGCCGTTGGAGACATTCCATGCCTGCGGTCGAAGGCTGAATGGGAGGGGTCTGATCTTCCGCAGGTGGCGGTCACCGGGCAAAAGGCAGTTCAGGATGCTGAACACATCGTTCTGATTTACCCGTTGTGGATGGGTGACGTGCCCGCGATGCTGAAGGCATGGCTGGAGCAGGTGCTGCGCAAGGGCTTTGCCTTTGAAATGTCCGGGCGGACCTGGCGTCCGGCGCTCGCAGGCAGATCCGCGCGTGTCATCGTTACGATGGGCATGCCCGGGGCGGCCTACAGGTGGTTCTATATGGCACATTCTCTGCGCAGCCTTGACCGCAACATCCTCAGGTTCTGTGGTTTCCGGCCGGTCAGGCGGAGTATTTTCGGAAACGCCGAAGACCCGTCAGGAAAAGCTCAGGCAAAGATGCTGAAAACGGCGGCGCGTCTTGGTGCGCGTGCGCAATAG
- a CDS encoding PAS domain-containing sensor histidine kinase, which translates to MHSDPHDSAILDTLLMAAPDAIVICDQTGKILRASAAAHSTFGYEPGELTGRNVRILMPETLGTLHDGYIARHIATGEVRILDAMRDVEGRRKDGSSVPLQITLGGIDAGGAQHFTAVMHDLTRRRATQNALSRSQRMDAIGQMTGGIAHDFNNILTLLIGNLELLELRGLTDRQAGPVADALHAAQLGADLTQRLMAFARRSDLRPVMTDLRAPCGETLRILKGSLGENYTVRTDFAEDADMVMIDPVQFQSALTNLVFNARDAMGASGDLLISLSNVTIDDTYVAQETGIRYGRYVRLSVGDNGAGMDEEAQKRAFEPFFTTKSDAGGTGLGLATVYGFVRQSGGHVTLYSEPGLGSNFGLYFPAVHSDAETVEKTGARATDTPVRIADSQMVLVVEDNPRVRKLSVERIRDLGFSVEEAASGDSAYLMLKEGLPVDIVFSDLVMPGRLSGYDLAAKIADEFPQIRVLLTSGYASDVVTSRMAQGQVFDILHKPYRQAELARRLQVLLDPPAGG; encoded by the coding sequence ATGCACAGCGATCCACATGACAGCGCAATTCTCGACACTCTGCTGATGGCCGCGCCAGACGCGATTGTGATCTGTGATCAGACCGGAAAAATCCTGCGGGCCAGTGCGGCGGCACACAGTACATTCGGCTATGAGCCCGGAGAACTGACGGGCCGCAACGTGCGGATCCTGATGCCGGAGACGCTGGGCACCCTGCACGACGGCTATATCGCGCGGCATATCGCAACAGGCGAGGTGCGCATTCTGGATGCAATGCGCGATGTTGAAGGGCGTCGCAAAGACGGATCATCCGTGCCGCTGCAGATTACCCTTGGTGGTATTGACGCGGGCGGCGCGCAGCATTTCACAGCCGTCATGCACGATCTGACCCGGCGCAGGGCCACGCAGAATGCCCTGTCGCGATCACAGCGCATGGATGCCATCGGACAGATGACCGGCGGGATCGCACATGATTTCAACAATATCCTGACCCTGCTGATCGGTAACCTGGAGCTGCTGGAACTGCGGGGTCTGACCGACCGCCAGGCAGGACCGGTCGCCGATGCGCTGCATGCAGCACAGCTCGGCGCGGATCTGACGCAGCGGCTGATGGCGTTCGCCCGCAGGAGCGATCTCAGGCCGGTGATGACCGATCTGCGCGCGCCTTGCGGCGAGACTCTGCGCATCCTGAAAGGCAGCCTTGGCGAAAACTACACAGTTCGCACGGATTTTGCCGAAGATGCGGATATGGTGATGATTGACCCGGTACAGTTTCAGTCGGCGCTCACAAACCTGGTCTTCAACGCGCGCGACGCGATGGGGGCGTCGGGCGATCTGCTGATCTCTCTGAGCAATGTCACGATCGATGACACCTATGTCGCCCAGGAAACCGGCATCCGCTATGGCCGCTATGTCCGCCTGTCGGTCGGCGACAACGGCGCGGGCATGGACGAAGAAGCACAAAAACGTGCCTTTGAGCCGTTTTTCACCACCAAATCAGATGCAGGCGGCACCGGGCTCGGGCTGGCCACAGTCTATGGCTTTGTCAGGCAGTCGGGCGGACATGTGACGCTTTACAGTGAACCGGGTCTGGGATCGAACTTCGGCCTCTATTTTCCGGCAGTGCACAGTGATGCTGAAACCGTGGAAAAAACCGGCGCGCGCGCGACAGACACCCCTGTCAGGATCGCCGACAGCCAGATGGTGCTCGTCGTCGAAGATAACCCCAGGGTGCGCAAACTCTCCGTGGAGCGGATCCGAGATCTGGGATTCTCCGTTGAGGAGGCAGCGAGCGGTGACAGTGCATATCTGATGCTGAAAGAGGGGCTGCCGGTCGATATTGTATTCTCTGATCTGGTGATGCCGGGCCGTTTGAGCGGGTACGACCTTGCTGCAAAAATCGCAGATGAGTTTCCGCAGATCAGGGTCCTGCTGACCTCCGGGTATGCCAGCGACGTTGTGACCAGCCGGATGGCTCAGGGCCAGGTTTTTGACATCCTGCACAAACCCTACCGACAGGCGGAACTGGCACGCAGACTTCAGGTGCTGCTGGATCCGCCGGCGGGCGGCTGA
- a CDS encoding response regulator, translating into MTHQTILVVDDDPKIRSLLRNLLEDDGFAVLEAENADDVRRIIDTETVSLITLDVHLGADNGIDLAREIRQTAQMPIIVVSGRDDVIDRVVGLEVGADDYITKPFHVREVIARIRSVLRRSAVTAAAKQPDPSEGTGDNDPASGTYFTFDGMVAKTDRFELTDRRGEDCGLTSGDFRLLSVFLERPGRVLSRDQLMDLTGGLEWSPLDRTIDNQVARLRKKIERDPSKPRLIRTVRGIGYSFACDVETLQPPAGGSSST; encoded by the coding sequence GTGACACATCAGACAATCCTAGTGGTCGATGACGACCCTAAAATCCGATCGCTTCTGCGCAATCTGCTGGAGGATGACGGATTTGCTGTGCTGGAAGCCGAAAACGCGGATGACGTACGCCGGATCATTGACACAGAGACCGTGAGCCTGATCACGCTTGACGTCCACCTGGGTGCGGACAATGGCATAGATCTGGCGCGCGAAATCCGGCAGACCGCTCAGATGCCGATCATCGTGGTCAGTGGCCGGGATGACGTGATTGACCGCGTGGTCGGCCTGGAGGTCGGCGCTGATGACTACATCACCAAGCCGTTTCATGTCCGCGAAGTCATCGCGCGGATCAGGAGCGTTCTGCGCCGTTCGGCCGTCACCGCAGCTGCTAAACAGCCCGACCCGTCGGAGGGCACCGGAGATAATGATCCTGCGAGTGGCACATATTTTACGTTTGACGGGATGGTTGCGAAAACGGACCGGTTTGAACTGACAGACCGCAGGGGCGAAGACTGCGGTCTGACCAGCGGAGACTTCCGGCTGCTGAGTGTTTTTCTCGAACGGCCGGGACGGGTGTTGTCGCGCGATCAGCTGATGGATCTGACCGGGGGGCTTGAATGGAGCCCGCTGGACCGGACCATAGACAATCAGGTGGCGCGGCTGCGCAAAAAGATTGAGCGCGATCCTTCAAAGCCCAGACTGATCAGGACGGTCCGCGGGATCGGGTACAGCTTTGCCTGTGATGTCGAAACGCTTCAGCCGCCCGCCGGCGGATCCAGCAGCACCTGA
- a CDS encoding helix-turn-helix domain-containing protein — protein MYVTIPTEHFETLPPAALPARRPGTPETTRNAGSYLFFEGDEVKWLYQVVSGVLRLTRLLEDGRRQVIAFGYPGDIVGFPSGGLHHTDCDVLVDARLRVFRRSALESCVGNPELHRQLLQAALGEISAMQDHFMMLGRKSAAEKLASFLHVLFERVGEETDGKRQIVLPMSRSDIADFLGLTTETVSRTLTQMRKSRIIDVEDIYRVVVLRPDALLKLSVGNR, from the coding sequence ATGTATGTCACTATACCGACCGAACACTTTGAAACACTGCCGCCGGCGGCGCTGCCTGCACGCAGACCCGGAACACCGGAAACGACCCGGAACGCCGGATCATACCTCTTTTTTGAAGGGGATGAGGTGAAATGGCTCTATCAGGTGGTCTCGGGCGTCCTGCGCCTGACGCGGCTGCTCGAGGACGGACGACGCCAGGTCATCGCTTTCGGGTATCCGGGCGATATCGTCGGATTTCCCTCCGGTGGCCTGCATCACACGGACTGCGATGTGCTTGTGGATGCCCGCCTGCGCGTTTTCCGCCGCTCGGCGCTTGAAAGCTGCGTCGGTAACCCGGAACTGCACCGGCAACTCCTTCAGGCGGCACTGGGTGAAATCAGCGCGATGCAGGATCATTTTATGATGCTCGGGCGCAAGTCAGCCGCCGAAAAGCTCGCGTCTTTCCTGCACGTTCTCTTTGAGCGCGTCGGGGAGGAGACAGACGGCAAAAGGCAGATTGTTCTGCCCATGAGCCGGTCTGATATTGCCGACTTCCTGGGCCTGACCACCGAAACGGTGAGCCGTACACTCACTCAGATGCGCAAGAGCAGGATCATTGACGTGGAAGACATCTACAGGGTCGTGGTTCTGCGTCCGGACGCGTTGCTGAAGCTCTCTGTGGGTAACCGCTGA
- a CDS encoding cation:proton antiporter yields MTRQLQNESTFATMDHASTFIILGLLFLAGLAADQLGRLTRLPRVTMLLLLGLLMGNAGSGLIPGEVALWFDAISIIALSMVAFLLGGALTKKNLQQHGRAILTISLAIVAFTLVIISVGLVLAGVPPGLALILGAIATATAPAAMSDVIRQSGVVSGFTDTLRGIVAIDDAWGLVLFSLVLILAGQAEGWRLVLSGVLCDLGGAVALGLAIGGLASGLTGRLTPGEPLQAEAIGIVFLTAGLALWLEVSFLIAGMTAGAIVTNFARHHERAFHEIENIQWPFMLLFFLLAGASLDPQVLRTLGLTGGLFMVLRVAARLIGGYAGARIAGVPSAEAAWYGPALLPQAGVAVGMALVAGEQFPHWSDRIMAITIAATVVFEILGPPVALLAVRRVQAETLPEGRG; encoded by the coding sequence GTGACCCGGCAGCTTCAGAACGAAAGCACATTCGCGACGATGGACCATGCTTCCACCTTCATCATACTGGGGCTGCTTTTTCTGGCAGGTCTTGCCGCGGATCAGCTGGGCCGACTGACACGGTTGCCCCGTGTCACCATGCTTTTGCTGCTCGGGCTGCTGATGGGCAATGCAGGATCAGGACTGATACCCGGAGAGGTGGCTTTGTGGTTTGACGCGATCTCCATCATCGCATTGTCGATGGTCGCCTTTCTGCTGGGCGGTGCTCTGACGAAAAAGAACCTGCAGCAACACGGGAGAGCGATACTGACGATCTCTCTGGCGATTGTCGCCTTTACCCTGGTGATTATCTCCGTCGGTCTGGTGCTGGCAGGCGTTCCGCCCGGGCTGGCGCTGATCCTCGGTGCCATCGCGACCGCCACCGCGCCTGCCGCAATGTCTGACGTTATCCGCCAGTCCGGGGTGGTCAGCGGGTTTACCGATACGCTCAGGGGCATCGTGGCCATTGATGATGCATGGGGGCTGGTACTCTTCAGCCTCGTGCTTATTCTGGCCGGACAGGCTGAGGGCTGGCGCCTCGTACTCTCAGGCGTGCTTTGTGACCTTGGCGGTGCTGTGGCGCTGGGCCTTGCGATTGGTGGCCTCGCCTCTGGTCTGACCGGGCGGCTGACACCGGGAGAGCCCCTGCAGGCCGAGGCCATCGGGATCGTGTTTCTCACGGCGGGCCTTGCGCTCTGGCTCGAAGTCTCCTTTCTGATCGCCGGAATGACAGCGGGCGCCATCGTCACAAATTTTGCGCGTCATCACGAACGGGCGTTTCATGAGATTGAGAACATTCAGTGGCCGTTCATGCTCCTCTTTTTCCTTCTGGCCGGGGCATCTCTGGATCCTCAGGTGCTCAGGACGCTGGGGCTGACCGGCGGGCTCTTTATGGTACTCAGGGTCGCGGCCCGTCTGATCGGTGGCTACGCCGGTGCCAGGATCGCGGGTGTGCCGTCTGCGGAGGCGGCGTGGTACGGTCCCGCCTTGCTGCCGCAGGCAGGTGTCGCCGTGGGAATGGCACTGGTTGCGGGCGAACAGTTTCCTCACTGGTCCGACCGGATCATGGCGATCACCATCGCCGCAACTGTTGTCTTTGAAATCCTCGGGCCACCTGTTGCACTTTTGGCCGTCCGGCGGGTGCAGGCGGAAACGCTGCCCGAGGGGCGGGGATGA
- a CDS encoding STAS/SEC14 domain-containing protein — protein MLSVSKPSANRLDLSFSGTLDADQMRIALDTLIEQSDGISGGTMLYRISDFQLPTLGALAVEFRHLPELLSLAGRFEKCAVLSDEGWIRTAAEIEGAIIPSLEIKGFPLSAEEEAETWLAGTDPGADEDDAEEAENFPV, from the coding sequence ATGCTCAGCGTATCGAAACCGTCCGCGAACCGCCTGGATCTGAGTTTTTCAGGGACGCTCGATGCAGATCAGATGCGCATCGCACTGGATACGCTGATTGAACAGTCAGACGGAATCTCCGGCGGGACAATGCTATACAGAATTTCTGATTTTCAGTTGCCGACGCTCGGCGCCCTGGCGGTGGAGTTCCGTCACCTGCCGGAACTGCTCAGCCTTGCCGGCAGGTTTGAAAAATGCGCTGTGCTCTCAGATGAGGGATGGATCCGAACCGCCGCAGAAATCGAAGGCGCGATCATACCGTCGCTCGAAATTAAAGGTTTCCCGCTTTCTGCAGAAGAAGAAGCAGAGACATGGCTTGCAGGCACTGATCCCGGTGCGGATGAAGATGACGCAGAAGAAGCGGAAAACTTTCCCGTCTGA
- a CDS encoding c-type cytochrome, giving the protein MMPTRADGAAFFAQNCVSCHGADGRGAGVAGRELSAKPTDLTTLSAQNGGEFPAARTLSYIYGDTRNSHLSRVMPEFGADMADDLVPVEIDGVLTPTPRELAGLLAYLESIQK; this is encoded by the coding sequence ATGATGCCAACCAGAGCGGACGGAGCCGCGTTTTTTGCGCAGAACTGCGTATCCTGCCATGGTGCGGACGGGCGCGGCGCGGGCGTTGCAGGCCGGGAACTTTCCGCGAAACCCACTGATCTGACAACACTGAGCGCTCAGAACGGTGGCGAATTTCCGGCCGCGCGGACACTGAGCTATATCTATGGCGACACGCGCAACAGCCACCTCTCCCGCGTGATGCCGGAGTTCGGCGCCGACATGGCGGACGATCTTGTTCCGGTCGAAATCGACGGTGTCCTGACACCGACGCCGCGCGAACTGGCGGGCTTGCTGGCCTATCTGGAAAGCATTCAGAAATAA
- a CDS encoding HlyD family secretion protein — MKQWRNIALIAAALVIAGATAVMVLQKDNGALPPGFVRGNGRIEAEQVDIAPSVAGRVAQVLATEGSMVSPADVLVRMDTDELSAALDRAAAEVALARQTKAEAEAVVVQRESEQRRAAHELERATALLKSNNIPETLFEDRDTEFQVADAVLGAAKARVATEGSRIVAAQAEMRRIRTQIEDSSLTAPVAGRVLYRLAEPGEVVPAGGPILTLLSLQNIYMDVFLPAREAGLLPVGAEARIVLDALPDYAIPAQVTFVSPEAQFTPKQVETLSEREQLVFRVRVRIPEDLVRERIRHVKTGLRGIAVIRLSPDSAWPDALERRIPPELFE; from the coding sequence ATGAAACAGTGGAGAAACATCGCTCTGATCGCCGCAGCGCTTGTAATTGCAGGCGCCACGGCAGTCATGGTCTTGCAGAAAGATAACGGCGCACTGCCACCTGGCTTTGTCCGGGGCAATGGCCGGATTGAGGCAGAACAGGTCGACATCGCGCCATCGGTGGCGGGCCGCGTGGCACAGGTTCTGGCCACGGAGGGCAGCATGGTCTCCCCCGCAGATGTGCTTGTCCGGATGGATACAGACGAGCTTTCTGCGGCGCTGGATCGGGCTGCCGCCGAAGTTGCTCTGGCGCGCCAGACAAAAGCCGAAGCCGAGGCAGTCGTGGTACAGCGCGAGAGCGAACAGCGCCGCGCGGCGCATGAACTGGAGCGTGCCACCGCTTTGCTGAAAAGCAACAACATTCCCGAAACTCTCTTTGAGGATCGTGATACCGAATTTCAGGTCGCTGACGCTGTTCTGGGCGCTGCAAAGGCACGGGTAGCGACCGAGGGAAGCCGGATCGTTGCAGCGCAGGCAGAGATGCGGCGGATCCGGACACAGATCGAGGACAGCTCTCTCACAGCGCCGGTGGCAGGTCGTGTGCTCTATCGCCTTGCCGAACCTGGCGAAGTTGTGCCCGCCGGTGGGCCGATCCTGACGCTTCTGAGCCTGCAGAACATCTATATGGACGTCTTTCTGCCCGCCCGGGAGGCTGGGCTGCTGCCTGTTGGCGCCGAGGCACGTATCGTGCTGGACGCGCTGCCGGACTATGCAATTCCGGCGCAGGTCACATTCGTATCGCCCGAAGCACAGTTCACGCCAAAACAGGTCGAAACCCTGAGTGAGCGTGAACAGCTGGTCTTTCGTGTGCGCGTGCGTATCCCCGAAGATCTGGTCCGCGAACGCATCAGGCACGTAAAGACCGGCCTGCGCGGCATCGCCGTAATCCGCCTCAGTCCTGACAGCGCCTGGCCCGACGCGCTTGAAAGGCGCATTCCGCCTGAGTTGTTCGAATGA
- the rbbA gene encoding ribosome-associated ATPase/putative transporter RbbA, with protein sequence MTAGADGIRIRGVSHRYSRHTALDDLSLDLPAGCLIGLIGPDGVGKSTLLGLISGARKLQSGTIRVLGGAIDDHAHRKLICPAIAFMPQGLGRNLYAELSVRENLEFFSRLFGQNEQERNLRISALLSATGLVPFADRLTGRLSGGMKQKLGLCCALIHDPQLLVLDEPTTGVDPLSRRQFWAMIAAIREDNPSLSVLVSTAYMDEAERFDRIVAMDAGRVLFQGSPDALRGSADTLESAYRLQRSGAQDAALPVDTLPRATVPDPVIIAHRLTRRFGDFTAVDKVSFSINRGEIFGFLGSNGCGKSTTMKMMTGLLPTSDGEASLFGEPVDARDPETRRNIGYMSQAFSLYGELTVQQNLRLHARIFEIRDQQARITALTERFGLNAHSDSLAATLPAGIKQRLSLAVAVIHRPRVLILDEPTSGVDPEARDTFWALLVELSRDEGVTIFVSTHFMAEAERCDRVSFMHAGRVLAEGTPDALIAAQKAENLEGAFISVLEAAAPPSRVVAPVLTIGTAKSSSEGSLTRAFAYARRETVEVLRDRVRLAFAFLGSAILMLVFCFGITLDIDELKYTVLDLSQSPESRAYIAEFDGSRYFSPGPAVTSAAEGRSQLRSGEVSLVVELPPDFGRRVRAGEATEVLATVDGAIPFKGETTEGYVAGLHQTFLELQAVERGLEPAQIARIEPRFRYNQSFESIAAMAPAMPAILLIMLPAVLTAVSVARERELGSITNFYVTPTTRLEFLTGKQMPYIIIAYANFLLLTAMTVFLFDVPLKGNPLPLAAGAALYIWATTSFGLLIATMTSSQVAATFATAIASVVPTIQFSGLLQPVSTLEGAARTIGALWPSSYFLHLSVGAFTKGLSWEALTPDILALAFFGPVFTGLAALSLRSQDK encoded by the coding sequence ATGACTGCCGGGGCCGATGGTATCCGCATCCGTGGTGTCTCGCACCGGTACAGCAGGCACACCGCGCTTGATGATCTGTCGCTGGATCTGCCTGCGGGCTGCCTGATCGGGCTGATCGGCCCTGATGGTGTCGGCAAGTCAACGCTTCTGGGCCTGATTTCGGGCGCCAGAAAGCTTCAGTCCGGAACGATCAGGGTTCTCGGCGGCGCAATTGACGATCATGCGCACCGCAAGCTTATCTGTCCTGCGATCGCTTTCATGCCGCAGGGTCTGGGACGCAATCTTTATGCGGAACTGTCCGTGCGGGAAAACCTGGAATTCTTTTCGCGGCTCTTCGGTCAGAATGAACAGGAGCGCAACCTCCGGATCAGCGCACTCTTGTCTGCGACGGGGCTGGTGCCCTTTGCCGACCGTCTGACGGGCCGGCTTTCGGGCGGAATGAAACAGAAACTGGGCCTGTGCTGCGCACTGATCCACGACCCGCAACTGCTGGTGCTGGACGAACCGACGACGGGAGTTGATCCGCTTTCCCGGCGCCAGTTCTGGGCCATGATCGCGGCAATCCGCGAGGATAATCCGTCCCTCTCGGTTCTGGTATCGACGGCCTATATGGACGAGGCGGAGCGCTTTGACCGTATTGTCGCAATGGATGCGGGCCGGGTACTGTTTCAGGGCAGCCCCGATGCGCTCAGGGGCAGTGCCGATACCCTTGAGTCTGCCTACCGCCTGCAGCGTTCGGGCGCGCAGGATGCAGCTTTGCCGGTGGACACCCTCCCCCGCGCGACAGTTCCTGATCCTGTGATCATCGCGCACAGGCTCACACGCAGGTTCGGCGATTTTACGGCTGTCGACAAGGTCAGTTTTTCGATCAATCGCGGCGAAATTTTCGGTTTTCTGGGGTCAAATGGCTGCGGCAAATCAACAACGATGAAAATGATGACAGGTCTGCTGCCCACCAGCGATGGCGAGGCGTCCCTTTTTGGCGAACCGGTGGATGCCCGCGATCCGGAAACCCGCCGCAACATCGGTTATATGAGCCAGGCGTTCTCGCTTTACGGAGAACTGACGGTGCAGCAGAATCTGCGCCTGCATGCCCGTATTTTCGAAATCAGGGATCAGCAGGCCCGGATCACTGCGCTGACAGAACGCTTCGGTCTGAACGCGCATTCTGACAGTCTTGCGGCGACCCTGCCGGCTGGCATCAAACAGCGCCTGTCCCTGGCGGTCGCGGTTATTCACCGGCCCCGCGTGCTGATCCTTGATGAGCCTACATCCGGGGTTGATCCGGAAGCGCGGGATACATTCTGGGCACTGCTGGTTGAGCTTTCGCGTGATGAGGGTGTGACAATCTTCGTCTCCACCCATTTCATGGCCGAAGCTGAAAGATGTGACCGCGTGTCTTTCATGCACGCAGGCCGCGTCCTTGCTGAGGGTACGCCGGACGCCCTGATCGCGGCACAGAAAGCAGAGAACCTGGAAGGGGCATTTATCTCCGTTCTGGAGGCTGCTGCCCCCCCTTCGCGGGTGGTCGCACCGGTTCTTACGATCGGCACTGCAAAAAGCTCATCGGAGGGCAGCCTGACCCGCGCCTTCGCCTACGCACGGCGTGAGACAGTCGAAGTTCTGCGCGATCGCGTGCGACTTGCCTTTGCTTTTCTGGGGTCCGCCATCCTCATGCTTGTTTTCTGCTTCGGCATCACGCTGGATATCGATGAGCTGAAGTATACCGTTCTGGATCTGTCTCAGAGCCCCGAAAGCCGCGCCTACATCGCGGAATTTGACGGATCCCGCTATTTTTCGCCGGGGCCAGCAGTGACCAGCGCTGCGGAAGGCCGCAGTCAGCTGAGATCGGGCGAGGTTTCACTGGTTGTGGAACTGCCCCCCGACTTCGGGCGTCGGGTGCGTGCGGGCGAGGCGACGGAGGTTCTGGCGACTGTCGACGGCGCGATCCCGTTCAAAGGCGAGACAACGGAAGGATATGTCGCCGGGCTGCACCAGACCTTTCTGGAGCTTCAGGCGGTTGAGCGCGGCCTTGAGCCCGCGCAGATCGCGCGCATTGAGCCGCGTTTCAGGTATAATCAGAGCTTTGAAAGTATCGCCGCCATGGCGCCGGCAATGCCCGCAATTCTGCTGATCATGCTGCCTGCGGTGCTGACGGCTGTCAGCGTCGCGCGGGAGCGTGAGCTGGGCTCCATCACTAACTTTTATGTGACCCCGACCACCCGGCTTGAGTTTCTGACGGGCAAGCAGATGCCCTATATCATCATCGCTTACGCGAACTTTCTGCTGCTGACCGCCATGACCGTGTTTCTTTTTGATGTACCACTGAAAGGAAACCCTTTGCCGCTGGCTGCCGGTGCAGCACTCTATATCTGGGCCACCACGTCCTTCGGGCTGCTGATCGCGACTATGACCTCCAGTCAGGTCGCTGCAACCTTTGCTACGGCGATTGCCTCTGTTGTGCCAACCATCCAGTTTTCCGGTCTGCTGCAGCCGGTATCGACGCTGGAAGGCGCCGCCCGGACGATCGGCGCGCTCTGGCCGTCTTCATACTTTCTCCACCTCAGCGTCGGCGCTTTTACCAAAGGTCTGAGCTGGGAGGCGCTCACTCCGGACATCCTGGCACTGGCGTTTTTCGGGCCCGTCTTTACAGGCCTCGCCGCGCTCTCGCTTCGCTCGCAGGACAAATGA
- a CDS encoding ABC transporter permease codes for MRRVRCIFWLGLKEMMSLRRDRVMMALLLWSFTLSPVMEATGVATSVNNASIAFADEDNSQLSRSLAAAFFPPEFQPVVPILPGTGATRMDAGDFLFVVAVPPGFEKDVRAGRAPGLQVLIDATAMEQAGIGATYITSILSAELRRFSIGADLVSPQPVDLIVHSAFNPNRDTVRFAGIVALIGQIMWLTTILTGAAMIREREHGTIGHLLAMPLAPFDIAMAKIWANAAVVLVATGLSLFFVMQGALGVTIAGSKMLFLAGTALFLFTATALGVFLATLARSMAQFALLVMLTILPMLMLSGGETPVESQPAWLQAGTLLLPSRHYMAASQAIAFKGAGVETVWPEFIWMALLGALLLVVSLLLFRRSVAQEG; via the coding sequence ATGCGTCGGGTGCGCTGTATTTTCTGGCTCGGTCTGAAAGAGATGATGAGCCTGCGCCGCGACCGGGTGATGATGGCGCTGCTGTTGTGGTCATTCACGCTCTCTCCTGTGATGGAAGCGACGGGTGTTGCCACATCGGTAAACAATGCCTCGATCGCATTTGCTGATGAAGACAACTCCCAGCTGTCTAGAAGCCTTGCCGCAGCGTTCTTTCCGCCTGAGTTTCAGCCTGTGGTTCCGATCCTGCCGGGCACTGGTGCCACGCGGATGGATGCAGGCGATTTCCTCTTCGTGGTTGCTGTGCCTCCCGGTTTTGAAAAGGACGTGCGCGCAGGTCGCGCGCCCGGGCTTCAGGTCCTGATTGATGCAACCGCAATGGAACAGGCCGGGATCGGTGCGACCTATATCACCAGCATTCTGAGCGCTGAGCTCAGGCGCTTTTCCATCGGCGCGGATCTGGTCAGCCCCCAACCCGTCGACCTTATTGTGCACAGCGCTTTCAACCCAAACCGTGACACCGTCCGTTTTGCCGGAATCGTCGCCCTGATCGGTCAGATCATGTGGCTGACCACCATCCTCACCGGGGCGGCGATGATCCGGGAACGCGAACACGGAACCATCGGGCATCTGCTCGCCATGCCTCTCGCACCTTTTGATATCGCCATGGCAAAGATCTGGGCGAATGCCGCTGTCGTGCTTGTGGCGACCGGCCTGTCACTCTTCTTTGTCATGCAGGGCGCGCTCGGGGTCACGATTGCCGGGTCAAAAATGCTCTTTCTGGCGGGGACGGCATTATTTCTTTTCACAGCTACTGCCCTTGGCGTTTTTCTGGCAACGCTTGCGCGCTCAATGGCGCAGTTTGCGCTCCTCGTAATGCTGACGATCCTGCCGATGCTGATGCTCTCCGGGGGCGAGACCCCGGTTGAAAGCCAGCCCGCCTGGCTGCAGGCCGGGACACTGTTGCTGCCCTCCCGCCACTATATGGCAGCCAGCCAGGCCATCGCTTTCAAGGGTGCCGGGGTTGAGACGGTCTGGCCGGAATTTATCTGGATGGCGCTGCTTGGTGCATTGCTTCTCGTGGTAAGCCTGCTGCTTTTCAGGAGATCGGTCGCGCAGGAGGGCTGA